The following DNA comes from Nitrospira sp..
GTGTGTCACGGCCGCTGCTAAGTCCTCATCCGCTCGTGCTTATTCGGCAGCCTCCGCCCCGTCACCTGCGTTGTCCTGCCCTGGCGCTTCGGCTTCTGTGAAAGCGCCAGTTTGTTCAACATGCAGGAGGTGCCATCATGGCTAAACAATCCATCAACCGACTTCCCATTCCGCAGTTCATTCCACGCTACCGGATCACACTCGTTGCTGAACGAGGACACACCTCTCCGTGCGCTGTTCTTCGCGATTCGGCTGCCGCGGCTTCGGCGCTCCGCCCATACTTTGCTGGTCTCGATCGCGAACAATTCCTCGTCTGTTGTCTCGATGCGAAAAACGCCAGTATCGGCGTGAACATCGTCTCGATCGGCACACTCACTCTCAGTCTTGTGCACCCTCGCGAGGTCTTTAAAGCGGCCATTCTGCTCAACGCCTGTGCGATCATTGCCGTTCACAATCATCCATCAGGCGATCCCACGCCGAGCCCGGAGGACCGTACGCTGACCACACGACTGCGAGAAGCTGGAGACTTACTCGGTATCAGACTGCTTGACCATCTCATCCTTGGTGATAACCGTCTCTATAGCTTTGCAGATCAGGGCTGGCCGCTGTGAGGCGACAGCGAAAGTCCTGTCATAGCTCCCGTCATTTATCCTCTTGAGCAGATGATTCTTGACGACACATTGGGAAGATTCTCGATCCCTATGTCTAGGGGCGGCCTGCTTATGATACCGCGGACACCTAAAAAATAGGCAAGCTGCTGAAAGAGGCCATGATGCTCTGATACTCGTGCGTTTAACGCGACTTGTTTGCAAAAGTTATCCTCAGACAATGGGCATAAGAGGCTGAGCGTGATAATACGCTCCTCTGCTGTGGGATTTCGTTGTGAGAGATTGAAAGAGTGGTGAGAGTCGGTTAGCTATGAAGATCGACTTCGAAGCAAGGCGAAAAACATCTTACGCCGTTTGGCGATAACGTAAATATTGAACGGTGGCACTGACCGTAGGGTTATGTGAGTTATTGACTCGAAATGGCCGAAGTGAAATAGCGCGAAGGA
Coding sequences within:
- a CDS encoding JAB domain-containing protein → MAKQSINRLPIPQFIPRYRITLVAERGHTSPCAVLRDSAAAASALRPYFAGLDREQFLVCCLDAKNASIGVNIVSIGTLTLSLVHPREVFKAAILLNACAIIAVHNHPSGDPTPSPEDRTLTTRLREAGDLLGIRLLDHLILGDNRLYSFADQGWPL